Proteins from a single region of Aquipuribacter sp. SD81:
- a CDS encoding type II toxin-antitoxin system VapB family antitoxin, with protein sequence MIFKRVGSLRPYPDHGRYSAKDWADIPPRPVRLEELVTTKRTLDLEQLLDEDSTFFGDLFPHVVQWRGELYLEDGLHRAVRAALGQRPVVHARVLVHEG encoded by the coding sequence GTGATCTTCAAGCGGGTGGGGAGCCTGCGTCCGTACCCGGACCACGGGCGCTACTCGGCCAAGGACTGGGCCGACATCCCTCCCCGACCCGTCCGCCTCGAGGAGCTCGTGACCACCAAGCGCACCCTGGACCTCGAGCAGCTGCTCGACGAGGACTCGACGTTCTTCGGCGACCTCTTCCCGCACGTCGTGCAGTGGCGCGGCGAGCTGTACCTGGAGGACGGGCTGCACCGCGCGGTCCGGGCGGCGCTCGGCCAGCGCCCCGTCGTGCACGCCCGCGTCCTGGTGCACGAGGGCTAG